The Equus przewalskii isolate Varuska chromosome 5, EquPr2, whole genome shotgun sequence genome window below encodes:
- the ITM2C gene encoding integral membrane protein 2C translates to MVKISFQPAVAGIKGDKADKASASASAPAPPAAAEILLTPAREERPPHHRYKKGASVGGVCYLSMGMVVLLMGLVFASVYIYRYFFLAQLARDNFFHCGVHYEDSLSSQVRTRMELEEDVKIYLEENYERINVPVPQFGGGDPADIIHDFQRGLTAYHDISLDKCYVIELNTTIVLPPRNFWELLMNVKRGTYLPQTYIIQEEMVVTEHVSDKEALGSFIYHLCSGKDTYRLRRRATRRRINKRGAKNCNAIRHFENTFVVETLICGVV, encoded by the exons ATGGTGAAGATTAGCTTCCAGCCCGCCGTTGCCGGCATCAAGGGCGACAAGGCCGACAAGGCTTCGGCCTCGGCCTCGGCCCCGGCGCCCCCCGCGGCCGCTGAGATCCTGCTGACGCCGGCTCGG GAGGAGCGGCCCCCCCATCACCGCTACAAGAAGGGGGCCTCCGTGGGCGGTGTCTGCTACCTGTCGATGGGAATGGTCGTGCTGCTCATGGGCCTTGTGTTCGCCTCCGTCTACATCTACAGATATTTCTTCCTGGCTCAG CTGGCCCGAGACAACTTCTTCCACTGCGGCGTCCACTACGAGGACTCCCTGTCCTCCCAGGTCCGCACCcggatggagctggaggaggacgTAAAGATCTACCTCGAAGAGAACTACGAGCGCATCAACGTGCCCGTGCCCCAGTTTGGCGGCGGCGACCCTGCAGACATCATCCACGACTTCCAGCGG gGTCTCACTGCCTACCATGACATCTCCCTGGACAAATGCTATGTCATCGAGCTCAACACCACCATCGTGCTGCCCCCTCGCAACTTCTGGGAGCTCCTCATGAATGTGAAG AGAGGGACCTACCTCCCGCAGACATACATCATCCAGGAGGAGATGGTGGTCACGGAGCACGTCAGCGACAAGGAGGCCCTGGGCTCCTTCATCTACCACCTGTGCAGCGGGAAGGACACCTACCGGCTGCGGCGCCGGGCTACCCGGAGGC GGATCAACAAGCGTGGGGCCAAGAACTGTAATGCCATCCGCCACTTCGAGAACACCTTTGTGGTGGAGACGCTCATCTGCGGGGTGGTGTGA